The genome window CCGGCAGATCCTCATGCGCCACTACTACCGCCTGCGGGTGCAGGACGCGGCCGAGCCGGACTCCGCCGCCATCCAGGCCTACTATGACGGCCACCCGGAGGAGTTCTCCGTGCAGGAGCGCGTCAAGGCGCGCTGGATCCTCTGCGAGACGCGCAAGGCCGCGGTGGCGCTGGCGGGGCGCCTGACCGCCGGCGAGGACTTCGCGGCGCTCGCGCGCAGCGAGAGCAAGGACGCGCCGACCGCCAACGAGGACGGCGACCTCGGCTGGTTCACGCGCGACGGCTACGTGCGCTCGCTCGGCGTCAACACCGACTTCACGAGCCGCGTCTTCGCGCTGGCGCCGGGCCAGGTGAGCGAGCCGTTCGAGCTGGAGAAGAAGGGCTGGGCGCTCGTGCGCCTGGATGAGCGCGAGTCCGCGCGGACGAAGTCGCTGGCCGAGGTGCGCCCGGAGATCGCGCGGCGGCTGGCGCCCCAGGTGCAGGAGGCGCTCTACAACCAGAGGCTGCGGGAACTGCGCGAGCGCTTCGGCGTCGAGCAGGTGGCCGAGCCCTTCACCAGCGCGGCCACTCCCGAGGAGCTCTTTGAGATGGCGCAGTCCGCCCAGGAGCCGCGCGAGCGCATCGAGTACTACGAGCAGATGGTGCGGCGCTTCCCGGACTTCGCCCAGGCCGATCGCGCGCTCTTCATGGTCGGTTTCGTCTACGCGGAGGAGCTGGCGGACACGGTGCAGGCCCGCGCGGCCTTCGAGCGCTTCCTGACGACCTATCCGCAGAGCGACCTCGTCGAGGACGCCCGCTACATGCTGGGCGCCCTCGCCGGCAGGGAGCCCGCCTTCGAAGGCGACTAGGGCTCCCGAGAGGACGAGCGCATGAGCCCCAATCCGGAACGCGGCTCGCTGCGGATGGAGGTCAAGGGCTTCGCCCTCGATGAGGACTCGAAGATCCCCATCCTCCTCCTGCAACCCGCCGGTCGCGAGGAGGTGCTGCCGATCTGGATCGGCCCCGGCGAGGCCTCGGCGATCGCGCTCACGCTCAGCGGCGCCGAGAGCGCGCGCCCGCTCACGCACGACCTCATGCAGCGCCTCCTGCAGGGGCTCGAGGCGAAGCTCCTGCGCACCGAGGTGACGGCACTGGAGGGCAACGTCTTCCTGGGCCGCCTGCTGATCGCCCAGCCGCAGCGGGGCGAGTACCTGGCCATCGACTGCCGGCCGAGCGACGGCATCGCGCTGGCCCTGCGCTGCGGGGCGGAAATCCACGTTGACAAGGGGCTCTTCGAAGCCCAGAAGAAGCG of bacterium contains these proteins:
- a CDS encoding tetratricopeptide repeat protein; protein product: MPCASSWPCSRPAPAGATCSRWSGMEVPMKRNALPRRLLLLTLLAGALLAGFGPGCRPAEESPQPASAEAPAAGGGEDVLVRVGGEPITRAMFEAEIEKIPPFQRRELETPQGKQQFLDRLVEMELLYRGALEAGLDKDPQLAEEVERARRQILMRHYYRLRVQDAAEPDSAAIQAYYDGHPEEFSVQERVKARWILCETRKAAVALAGRLTAGEDFAALARSESKDAPTANEDGDLGWFTRDGYVRSLGVNTDFTSRVFALAPGQVSEPFELEKKGWALVRLDERESARTKSLAEVRPEIARRLAPQVQEALYNQRLRELRERFGVEQVAEPFTSAATPEELFEMAQSAQEPRERIEYYEQMVRRFPDFAQADRALFMVGFVYAEELADTVQARAAFERFLTTYPQSDLVEDARYMLGALAGREPAFEGD
- a CDS encoding bifunctional nuclease family protein — translated: MSPNPERGSLRMEVKGFALDEDSKIPILLLQPAGREEVLPIWIGPGEASAIALTLSGAESARPLTHDLMQRLLQGLEAKLLRTEVTALEGNVFLGRLLIAQPQRGEYLAIDCRPSDGIALALRCGAEIHVDKGLFEAQKKRLGPPAKPSAGEPEADED